The following are encoded together in the Deltaproteobacteria bacterium HGW-Deltaproteobacteria-18 genome:
- a CDS encoding efflux transporter periplasmic adaptor subunit: MIVAACVFSFAGCLNEDAGKAKPDNAAQRQAPSVLVQQVAPRDIVLTPTFVGHVEGLNSAEVHAQVNGILKKRLFQDGQSVRAGQVLFEIDPASYQAKVDQAASRVTSIRARLNNAKRDFDRVVPLAARKSISQRDRDQVQTEYESARAELAEAEAVLRFALIDLELTKVKAPIAGFASMALRSEGTLITAGSPESLLTTIYVMDPVHVVFSVSDTQIRKIREYLESGRAVIHEPIPTRLFIDADREYAHQGKMVLGNPVISRETGCMISKAVFPNPDKTLLPGQVVRINLEFLTFKDAIAVPNHAVLQGREGATVVVVGDGDITSFRPIEVLARVGRDVLVASGLDPGERIIVEGVNKVGPGMQVAPREAEGSGRSDPAQSPKQEG; encoded by the coding sequence ATGATCGTCGCGGCGTGTGTTTTTTCTTTCGCGGGATGCCTGAACGAGGACGCCGGAAAGGCGAAACCGGACAATGCTGCCCAACGGCAGGCACCTTCGGTCCTTGTACAGCAGGTAGCCCCCCGGGACATCGTTTTGACCCCGACCTTCGTCGGGCACGTGGAAGGCCTGAACTCCGCCGAGGTCCATGCTCAGGTCAACGGCATCCTCAAGAAGCGCTTGTTTCAGGACGGGCAGAGCGTCAGGGCCGGACAGGTTCTCTTCGAGATCGATCCCGCCTCGTATCAGGCCAAGGTCGACCAGGCAGCGAGTAGGGTGACCAGCATCCGGGCCCGTCTGAACAACGCCAAGCGTGATTTCGACAGAGTCGTTCCGCTGGCCGCGCGCAAATCCATCAGCCAGCGCGACCGCGACCAGGTGCAGACGGAATACGAATCAGCCCGGGCCGAGCTGGCCGAGGCCGAGGCCGTGCTGCGATTTGCGCTCATCGATCTTGAACTGACCAAGGTCAAGGCGCCCATTGCGGGCTTTGCGAGCATGGCCCTGCGCAGCGAAGGGACCCTGATCACGGCCGGTTCTCCCGAAAGCCTTTTGACCACCATTTACGTCATGGATCCGGTACATGTGGTTTTTTCCGTCTCCGACACCCAGATCCGCAAGATCAGGGAATATCTGGAGAGTGGCCGGGCCGTCATCCACGAGCCCATCCCGACGCGGCTTTTCATTGATGCGGATCGTGAATACGCCCATCAGGGGAAAATGGTCCTCGGCAACCCGGTCATCAGCCGCGAGACCGGGTGCATGATTTCCAAAGCGGTTTTTCCCAATCCGGACAAGACGCTGCTGCCCGGACAGGTGGTGCGCATCAACCTCGAATTCTTAACCTTCAAGGACGCCATCGCCGTTCCGAATCATGCCGTGTTGCAGGGGCGCGAAGGGGCGACGGTGGTCGTGGTCGGCGACGGCGACATCACGTCTTTTCGTCCCATCGAGGTTCTGGCCCGGGTGGGCCGGGATGTCCTTGTAGCCTCGGGCCTTGACCCGGGCGAGCGCATCATTGTCGAGGGCGTGAACAAGGTCGGTCCCGGCATGCAAGTCGCCCCGCGCGAGGCGGAAGGTTCCGGCCGGTCCGATCCTGCACAAAGCCCCAAGCAAGAAGGTTAG
- a CDS encoding transporter: MTQYVWVLALFLAGCSLAPSYQRPAQNLPPVWEESEAKGVGAQWWRRFDDPDLDAMVQEALHHNRDLAASMARVEQAAAAAGISRSALVPVPSIDGSAGESWSSRRIAGAPPKGFEKSRNHDLYIGAAWELDFWGKYRNALLGGEAKWLASEADLAGARLLVAATVAKSYFDLLNYTFQVDVARRTLSQRLQALDMQQISEEIGFSSRADLLRAQSEVESARYSLALSKLGLDAAQSTLLVLLGRSPAEIMRRNSPALGNALNSLPTVPVLPDGLPSDLLTRRPDLRSAEQGLRAAHFDVGVVRADYFPQLSLTGKTGWAAQEAGDLSLGGSSSWNYGLSLRLPLDFWTTRFRELMTEARCRESVARYEKAVQSAFQDVRNALARQALLADANAALERRIVDLTEAADKAEDRYRNGYSNFLEVLDADRELFSAQLSWAQTRAQQLQASVDVCVALGGGWEADVSAPARDRNVVEQDLSVGGTQ, translated from the coding sequence GTGACGCAATACGTATGGGTGCTCGCCTTGTTCCTTGCCGGATGTTCGCTTGCTCCCTCATATCAAAGGCCTGCCCAGAATCTTCCGCCGGTCTGGGAGGAGAGTGAAGCTAAGGGGGTTGGCGCCCAGTGGTGGCGGCGCTTCGACGATCCCGACCTTGACGCGATGGTGCAGGAAGCCCTGCATCACAACCGCGATCTCGCTGCCTCCATGGCCCGTGTAGAGCAGGCTGCCGCCGCGGCAGGCATAAGCCGATCGGCCCTGGTTCCCGTGCCCTCCATTGACGGCAGCGCCGGCGAAAGTTGGTCATCCAGACGCATTGCAGGTGCGCCACCCAAGGGTTTTGAAAAATCCCGGAATCACGACCTCTATATCGGCGCGGCCTGGGAATTGGATTTTTGGGGCAAGTACCGCAATGCCCTCCTTGGCGGCGAGGCGAAATGGCTTGCCTCCGAAGCCGATCTCGCCGGTGCCCGATTGCTTGTCGCAGCCACTGTCGCCAAGTCCTACTTTGATCTTCTCAATTATACCTTTCAAGTCGATGTCGCCCGGCGGACCCTGTCGCAACGCCTGCAGGCCTTGGACATGCAGCAAATCAGCGAGGAAATCGGATTTTCGAGCCGCGCCGATCTGCTGCGGGCCCAAAGCGAGGTGGAGAGCGCTCGCTACAGCCTGGCTTTGTCCAAGCTGGGGCTTGACGCCGCCCAAAGTACCCTCCTTGTTCTTCTGGGCCGCTCACCAGCTGAGATAATGCGCCGGAATTCCCCGGCACTGGGCAATGCCCTGAACTCTCTGCCCACCGTTCCGGTGCTGCCTGACGGGCTGCCTTCGGACTTGCTGACGAGACGTCCTGATCTGCGCTCCGCGGAACAGGGCCTGCGTGCGGCCCATTTTGACGTGGGTGTCGTGCGGGCCGACTATTTTCCTCAGCTGTCCCTGACCGGAAAGACCGGCTGGGCTGCCCAGGAAGCCGGAGACCTCAGCCTTGGCGGTTCATCGAGCTGGAACTATGGGCTGTCGCTGCGTCTGCCCCTTGATTTCTGGACCACCAGGTTTCGGGAGCTGATGACCGAAGCGCGCTGTCGCGAGAGCGTTGCGCGATACGAAAAGGCAGTTCAATCCGCCTTCCAGGATGTGCGCAATGCCTTGGCCCGTCAGGCTCTGCTGGCCGATGCAAACGCTGCCCTGGAACGCCGGATCGTGGATTTGACCGAGGCGGCGGACAAGGCTGAGGACAGATATCGCAACGGCTATTCCAATTTTCTTGAAGTGTTGGACGCGGACCGAGAACTCTTTTCGGCACAGCTCAGTTGGGCCCAGACCAGGGCTCAGCAGTTGCAGGCCTCGGTCGATGTGTGCGTTGCCCTTGGTGGCGGGTGGGAAGCGGATGTCTCTGCCCCCGCCCGGGATCGGAACGTGGTGGAACAAGATCTTTCGGTTGGAGGTACCCAGTGA